TTTAAAGTCGAATTTTCTATAAACTCCTTCATCGTTCCAATCGTTTTTTCGCCAAGCTGACTAATGCGTTCTGCAACTTCATCGATATTCGCTTCTAAAACTCGGTATTGATCTTCAAACAATTTATGTAATTCCATGAAACTGTTTCCGGAAATATTCCAGTGAAATTTTCTGGTTTTTACATATAAAGTCATTTCATTCGATAAAATCGTGGCTAATATTGCAGTACTCTTTTTTAAGTTTTTTGGCGTTATTCCGATATGCAGACTCATAATTTCCTGATTTAAGGTTCGTTATCAAAAATAAAAAAACAGCCTTTTCTTTTTCTTACATAATTTGTTAAAGATGTTACATGAATTCAATGTTTTGGTAACATCATTATAGATCAATTATTGTAGTTTTGCCGCCAAACCAAACTAAAAATCCAAATTTTAATGAAAAAACTATTACTTAGTTTATTACTTATGTAGATGAGGTTAAAGATGGTTTAGATAAATCTACAAACTTTAATTTTAATGCAGGAAGTCCAAATGG
This genomic window from Flavobacterium sp. 9 contains:
- a CDS encoding Dps family protein — its product is MSLHIGITPKNLKKSTAILATILSNEMTLYVKTRKFHWNISGNSFMELHKLFEDQYRVLEANIDEVAERISQLGEKTIGTMKEFIENSTLKESPKEYASQKHMLEELLENHEQLVTEFRNYIPVFENENNDIGSADFITGLLQEHEKMAWVLRRYQV